DNA from Thiomicrorhabdus sp. Kp2:
CGGAAGCTCACACGAATAATCAGTTCTACCTGACCTGCGTATGGAATAAACTTCTTTAACTCTTCTAGGTTATCAACCACAAAACGGTTACAGCCAAATTCAAGTGCACGTTTAATCTCTTTGTCTTTTTTGATTGGGTGCGTATGAATGCATTGGTCACCCTTAATTCCAAGCGATTCAACCAATTCCACTTCACCAATCGTTGCTAAATCAAAAAAGCTACCTAACGACTTTAAGCGTTTGATCAACTCAGGGTGTGATAACGATTTTAACGCATAAAACAACTTAACCCCAGGTAGAGCGGCTTGTAGAGACTTGAATTGATAATCCACCTCTTCCAAATCCAACACCATAAATGGCGTTTCATGCTTGGCAACGAGCTCTTCTAAACTTGCACGGTCAAACTGTTCAAGTACATCAGGGTGGGATTGCTCCGCAAAGGTTTCTACAAATTGTTGAGTTTGCTGATCCATTATTTTAAGGCTTCCATTACATATTGCGGCAACGCAAAACTTCCTTTATGCACCGCAGGAGTATAAAAACGTGTTGAAAGATTAGCGGCTTTATAACGAGCTTCAATGGTCTCCAACGACACATTTTTTAGGGCTAAGTTGTCGGTTGCCCAGGCAAATGTCATAATCCCACCAACATAGGTTGGCACCGCACCACTGTAAAAGCTGGCTTCAGCAAACAGCGGAGATAAACGATTAAACGTTGTTGTGACCTCTTCGGTTTGCATAAAGCTCACCCCGTTTTGCGCCACAAACACACCATCTTCGTTCAAACAATTTTTAATACCTTGATAGAAACGTGACGTAAATAAGACTTCACCTGGCCCCATAGGGTCGGTTGAATCAGAGATAATTACATCAAACTTCTCTGTGCATTCATTCACAAAATCAACACCATCAGCAATCACAATATTGGCTTTAGGATTGTTATATGCTCCTGCTGAATGATTAGGCAGATATTGCACACACATATCAATAACCTGCTGGTCTATTTCTACTTGCGTGACCGATTCAACATTCTGATGCTTTAAAACTTCACGCAGAATACCGCCATCACCGCCACCAATAATCAGTACTTTCTTAGCCGTACCATGCGCTAACATTGGCACGTGAACCATCATTTCGTGATAAACAAACTCATCTTTCTCTGTGGTTTGAATAACCCCATCCAACGCCATTACCGTGCCCCATTGACCGTTATTAAAAATAACAAGGTGCTGGTGACCTGTATCGACTTCAAACAACACTTCATCCATAACGAACTGTTGTCCCCAAGTTGGGTATAGCGTTTCTAAGTAATTCTTTTTCATGCGATAGCCAATTCATTTTGGACGACTTCACCACGTAGAATTGTGTCAACTTTCACCTCTGTTGGTGTAAAAGCCGCTTTTAACACATCAATCGCTTTTTCTGGCTCAGCATCACCACACATAAACACATCAAATGCCGCATAATTGCGTTCAGGCCATGAGTGAACACTAATGTGAGATTCAGCTAATACTGCCACACCCGAGATACCGCCATTAGGCGTAAAGTGGTGTAAATGAATATGCAATAAAGTCGCCTTAGCTTTTTCAACCGCTTCTCTTAAAGCCGCTTCCATCACTTTAAGATTATCAAGCTCAGTCGCACCCCATAAATCAAT
Protein-coding regions in this window:
- the speD gene encoding adenosylmethionine decarboxylase; amino-acid sequence: MPNSENVLVTANDHFEVIEKTTVIDDSWPTHDQAVEDQTQDHFICRNGKTYAGTHLIIDLWGATELDNLKVMEAALREAVEKAKATLLHIHLHHFTPNGGISGVAVLAESHISVHSWPERNYAAFDVFMCGDAEPEKAIDVLKAAFTPTEVKVDTILRGEVVQNELAIA
- the speE gene encoding polyamine aminopropyltransferase, whose translation is MKKNYLETLYPTWGQQFVMDEVLFEVDTGHQHLVIFNNGQWGTVMALDGVIQTTEKDEFVYHEMMVHVPMLAHGTAKKVLIIGGGDGGILREVLKHQNVESVTQVEIDQQVIDMCVQYLPNHSAGAYNNPKANIVIADGVDFVNECTEKFDVIISDSTDPMGPGEVLFTSRFYQGIKNCLNEDGVFVAQNGVSFMQTEEVTTTFNRLSPLFAEASFYSGAVPTYVGGIMTFAWATDNLALKNVSLETIEARYKAANLSTRFYTPAVHKGSFALPQYVMEALK